A DNA window from Halorubrum sp. DM2 contains the following coding sequences:
- a CDS encoding type 1 glutamine amidotransferase: protein MTRLRFALLNAAHDGANTRRNFRREIDADLVEFDATAGDLPDHTEFDGVVVTGSRSSVYWDEAWIPPLVDYVAEAADAGCPVLGVCYGHQVLAEALGGRVAGMDGFEIGYNEIRRTRDDPLFEGFDDSFTAFTTHGDAVVELPPSATLLAENEHGVHAFRDGHCWGVQFHPEYDVETAREVTDGKRDQIGDARVDAVLDSITPAAYDAACEAKALFENFTAYAERLASDETEPAAADD, encoded by the coding sequence ATGACTCGCCTCCGGTTCGCCCTGTTGAACGCCGCCCACGACGGCGCGAACACGCGTCGGAACTTCCGCAGAGAGATCGACGCCGACCTCGTCGAGTTCGACGCCACCGCGGGAGACCTCCCCGATCACACCGAGTTCGACGGCGTCGTCGTGACCGGGTCGCGCTCGTCCGTCTACTGGGACGAGGCGTGGATCCCGCCGCTGGTCGACTACGTCGCCGAGGCCGCCGACGCCGGCTGTCCGGTCCTCGGCGTCTGTTACGGCCATCAGGTGCTCGCGGAGGCGCTCGGCGGCCGCGTCGCCGGGATGGACGGGTTCGAGATCGGCTACAACGAGATCCGCCGGACCCGCGATGATCCGCTGTTCGAGGGGTTCGACGACTCCTTCACCGCCTTCACGACCCACGGCGACGCGGTGGTCGAACTCCCGCCGTCCGCGACGCTTCTGGCCGAGAACGAACACGGCGTCCACGCCTTCCGCGACGGCCACTGCTGGGGCGTCCAGTTCCACCCCGAGTACGACGTCGAGACCGCCCGCGAGGTGACCGACGGGAAGCGCGATCAGATCGGCGACGCCCGCGTCGACGCGGTCCTCGACTCGATAACGCCCGCGGCGTACGACGCCGCCTGCGAGGCGAAGGCGCTGTTCGAGAACTTCACCGCCTACGCCGAGCGACTCGCGAGCGACGAGACCGAGCCGGCCGCCGCGGACGACTGA
- the citZ gene encoding citrate synthase: protein MADELKRGLEGVLVAESDLSYVDGEVGKLVYRGYDIEDLARGASYEEVLYLLWHGSLPTAAELDAFAADLAAEREVDDDVIETVRALADAGERPMAALRTAASMLSAYDPDDDESGDDGESTLRQGRRITAKIPTILAAFERVRQGEEPIAPDPDLSHAGNFLYMLTGAEPDAVSEETFDMALTLHADHGLNASTFTAMVIGSTMADVYSGVTGGIGALSGPLHGGANQDVMEVLHEIDASSKDPVQWVKDTRDAGGRIPGFGHRVYKVKDPRAVILEEKLRDLAESSGDTKWLDYTTAIEEYLTDQGLLDKGIAPNVDFYSGSVYDSLGIPVDMYTPIFAMSRVGGWIAHVAEYQEDNRLIRPRARYTGPEDAEFVPIDER, encoded by the coding sequence ATGGCCGATGAGTTAAAACGCGGGCTCGAGGGCGTCCTCGTCGCGGAGTCGGATCTGAGCTACGTCGACGGCGAGGTCGGGAAGCTCGTGTATCGCGGGTACGACATCGAGGACCTCGCTCGCGGCGCAAGCTACGAGGAGGTGCTGTATCTGCTGTGGCACGGTTCTCTCCCTACCGCCGCGGAACTCGACGCGTTCGCCGCCGACCTCGCGGCGGAGCGCGAGGTGGACGACGACGTCATCGAGACGGTCCGCGCCCTCGCCGACGCCGGGGAGCGTCCGATGGCGGCGCTCCGAACCGCGGCGTCGATGCTGTCCGCCTACGACCCGGACGACGACGAGAGCGGCGACGACGGCGAATCCACCCTCCGTCAGGGCCGCCGGATCACGGCGAAGATCCCGACGATCCTCGCCGCGTTCGAGCGCGTCCGGCAGGGAGAGGAGCCGATCGCGCCCGACCCGGACCTCTCGCACGCCGGGAACTTCCTCTACATGCTTACCGGGGCCGAGCCGGACGCCGTGAGCGAGGAGACGTTCGACATGGCGCTCACGCTCCACGCCGACCACGGGCTCAATGCCTCCACGTTCACCGCGATGGTGATCGGCTCGACGATGGCGGACGTCTACTCCGGCGTCACCGGCGGTATCGGCGCGCTCTCCGGTCCCCTCCACGGCGGTGCCAACCAGGATGTGATGGAGGTGCTCCACGAGATCGACGCCTCCTCGAAAGACCCCGTCCAGTGGGTGAAAGACACCCGCGACGCCGGCGGACGCATCCCCGGGTTCGGCCACCGCGTCTACAAGGTGAAAGACCCCCGCGCGGTGATCCTCGAAGAGAAGCTCCGAGACCTCGCCGAGTCGTCGGGCGACACGAAGTGGCTCGATTACACCACCGCGATCGAGGAGTACCTTACTGATCAGGGATTGCTCGACAAGGGGATCGCCCCGAACGTCGACTTCTACTCCGGCTCCGTCTACGACTCGCTCGGGATCCCTGTCGACATGTACACGCCCATCTTCGCGATGAGTCGCGTCGGCGGGTGGATCGCCCACGTCGCCGAGTACCAGGAGGACAACCGCCTCATCCGCCCGCGCGCCCGGTACACCGGCCCTGAGGACGCCGAGTTCGTCCCGATCGACGAGCGGTAG
- a CDS encoding digeranylgeranylglycerophospholipid reductase, whose protein sequence is MVDRYDVAIAGAGPAGAQCARDLATRGYDVVVLETESEDEFPRQSNKSTAGTFPSMMSSFGIPDDVVMSYTDDVVLESPNEYYESYQPGAVLEFAEFKRFLVADGRDNGAEYRFDARVSRPILDDDGVIEGVRYNGDEELYAEVVIDATGPAAPLASALDVVDLERENQAIGIEYEMENVEMNHPEYADLRRAMMLRLDHDIAPGGYSWIFATGEDTAKVGICYIQNDRHREFAEAGKTVDGYLDDWVSRDPRFADAEQIDETVHRGSAHIQMPDGMHTDHFLAIGDTVPSIDPLWGEGIHTGMKSARAAAATVDRCLTDSERRLDAESLAVYERLWHRDVAPRMKARLMLTRLLYLAPNERYDRFMRDLRRTDENTLEKANQGDKAAMAELLHLSDLPLLTKFARERLDV, encoded by the coding sequence ATGGTTGACCGCTACGACGTCGCGATCGCCGGCGCGGGTCCGGCGGGCGCGCAGTGCGCCCGCGACCTGGCGACGCGCGGCTACGACGTCGTCGTCTTAGAGACGGAGTCGGAAGACGAGTTCCCGCGACAGAGCAACAAGTCGACCGCCGGCACGTTCCCGTCGATGATGTCCTCGTTCGGGATCCCGGACGATGTCGTGATGTCGTACACCGACGACGTCGTGTTGGAGTCGCCCAACGAGTACTACGAGAGCTACCAGCCGGGGGCGGTACTGGAGTTCGCGGAGTTCAAGCGCTTCCTCGTCGCCGACGGCCGCGACAACGGGGCGGAGTACCGCTTCGACGCCCGCGTCTCGCGCCCGATCCTCGACGACGACGGCGTCATCGAGGGCGTCCGATACAACGGCGACGAGGAGCTGTACGCGGAGGTCGTGATCGACGCCACCGGTCCTGCCGCCCCGCTGGCGAGCGCGCTCGACGTCGTCGACCTCGAACGCGAGAACCAGGCGATCGGGATCGAGTACGAGATGGAGAACGTCGAGATGAACCACCCGGAGTACGCCGACCTCCGGCGCGCGATGATGCTCCGGCTGGACCACGACATCGCGCCGGGCGGCTACTCGTGGATCTTCGCCACCGGCGAGGACACCGCGAAGGTCGGCATCTGTTACATCCAGAACGACCGCCACCGCGAGTTCGCCGAGGCGGGCAAGACCGTCGACGGCTACCTCGACGACTGGGTGAGCCGCGACCCCCGCTTCGCCGACGCCGAGCAGATCGACGAGACGGTCCACCGCGGCTCCGCACACATCCAGATGCCCGATGGGATGCACACGGACCACTTTCTCGCTATCGGCGACACGGTCCCCTCCATCGACCCGCTGTGGGGCGAGGGGATCCACACGGGGATGAAGTCGGCCCGGGCCGCGGCGGCCACCGTCGACCGGTGTCTCACCGACTCGGAGCGCCGCCTCGACGCCGAGAGCCTCGCGGTCTACGAGCGGCTCTGGCACCGCGACGTGGCCCCGCGGATGAAGGCGCGGCTGATGCTCACGCGACTGCTGTATCTCGCGCCCAACGAGCGGTACGACCGGTTCATGCGCGACCTCCGTCGGACGGACGAGAACACGCTCGAAAAGGCGAATCAGGGCGATAAGGCGGCGATGGCGGAGCTGCTCCACCTCTCCGATCTCCCGCTGTTGACGAAGTTCGCACGGGAGCGGCTCGACGTCTGA
- a CDS encoding alpha/beta hydrolase: MPRANNAGVEIRYEVDAPDAGDPDEAVVFCGDAGLGAWQFGWQHAALAGPHTVITPETRGVGRSDAPLGPYRIESLAADVEAVCAAEGIRNAHLVGYGFGGMVALTAALTSSRPASLALLGTPPAGDAYNADGVWADPADPAAVDGSLNGLLSVDFREAHPDALSRIAEWRLAEDADRETYEAHRAAVDDFDLADRLFEVTTPALVVHGTEDAACPIAAGETLAEGLPRGEFHPVEGARHLVGVEASAAVNDLLVGWLAEHASAAFE, from the coding sequence ATGCCACGCGCGAACAACGCCGGCGTGGAGATCCGGTACGAGGTCGATGCCCCCGACGCCGGCGACCCCGACGAGGCGGTCGTCTTCTGTGGCGACGCGGGACTCGGCGCGTGGCAGTTCGGGTGGCAACACGCCGCCCTCGCGGGACCGCACACGGTGATCACTCCGGAGACCCGCGGCGTCGGCCGGTCGGACGCGCCCCTCGGACCCTACCGGATCGAGTCGCTCGCGGCCGACGTCGAGGCGGTCTGTGCGGCCGAGGGGATCCGCAACGCCCACCTCGTCGGCTACGGGTTCGGCGGCATGGTCGCGCTGACGGCCGCCCTGACCTCCTCGCGCCCGGCGAGCCTCGCGCTCCTCGGGACGCCGCCGGCGGGCGACGCGTACAACGCCGACGGCGTCTGGGCCGACCCGGCCGACCCCGCCGCGGTCGACGGCTCGCTGAACGGACTCCTCTCGGTCGACTTCCGCGAGGCGCACCCGGACGCGCTCTCGCGGATCGCGGAGTGGCGGCTCGCCGAGGACGCCGACCGCGAGACGTACGAGGCCCATCGCGCCGCGGTCGACGACTTCGACCTGGCCGACCGGCTGTTCGAGGTCACGACGCCGGCGCTCGTCGTCCACGGGACCGAGGACGCAGCCTGTCCGATCGCGGCCGGCGAGACGCTCGCGGAGGGGCTTCCCCGCGGCGAGTTCCACCCCGTCGAGGGCGCTCGACACCTCGTCGGCGTCGAGGCGTCGGCCGCGGTCAACGACCTCCTCGTCGGGTGGCTCGCGGAACACGCGAGCGCCGCCTTCGAGTAG
- a CDS encoding 2-oxoacid:ferredoxin oxidoreductase subunit beta: MSSDIRFTDFKSDKQPTWCPGCGDFGTMNGMMKGLAETGNDPDNTFVVAGIGCSGKIGTYMHSYALHGVHGRALPVGTGVKMARPDIEVMVAGGDGDGYSIGAGHFVHAVRRNVDMTYVVMDNRIYGLTKGQASPTSREDFETSTSPEGPKQPPVNPHALALASGATFIAQSFSSDALRHQEIIQEAIEHDGFGFVNVYSPCVTFNDVDTYDYFRDSLVDLKETDHDPTDREDAKDVILDNEKEHQGVIYQDESSVPYHEKHGVDEDMSVIPDGAPESATDLVREFY, translated from the coding sequence ATGAGCTCAGACATTCGATTCACCGACTTCAAGTCCGACAAGCAGCCGACGTGGTGCCCGGGGTGCGGCGACTTCGGCACGATGAACGGGATGATGAAGGGTCTCGCAGAGACGGGCAACGACCCCGATAACACCTTCGTCGTCGCCGGCATCGGCTGTTCCGGTAAGATCGGAACGTACATGCACAGCTACGCGCTCCACGGCGTTCACGGGCGCGCGCTTCCCGTCGGCACCGGCGTCAAGATGGCCCGGCCCGACATCGAAGTGATGGTCGCCGGCGGCGACGGCGACGGCTACTCCATCGGCGCGGGCCACTTCGTCCACGCCGTCCGGCGCAACGTCGACATGACGTACGTCGTGATGGACAACCGCATCTACGGGCTGACGAAGGGGCAGGCCTCCCCGACCTCCCGCGAGGACTTCGAGACGTCGACGAGCCCCGAGGGCCCGAAACAGCCCCCGGTGAACCCGCACGCGCTGGCGCTCGCCTCCGGCGCGACGTTCATCGCGCAGTCGTTCTCCTCGGACGCGCTCCGCCATCAGGAGATCATTCAGGAGGCCATCGAGCACGACGGGTTCGGCTTCGTGAACGTCTACTCGCCGTGTGTCACCTTCAACGACGTCGACACGTACGACTACTTCCGCGACTCGCTGGTCGATCTCAAGGAGACCGACCACGACCCGACCGACCGCGAGGACGCGAAAGACGTCATCCTCGACAACGAGAAGGAACACCAGGGCGTCATCTATCAGGACGAGTCGTCGGTACCGTACCACGAGAAACACGGCGTCGACGAGGACATGTCCGTCATCCCGGACGGCGCGCCCGAGAGCGCGACCGACCTCGTCCGCGAGTTCTACTGA
- a CDS encoding PINc/VapC family ATPase — protein MNVVPDTSAVVDGRVSERVADGTYESVTVFVPEAVVGELESQANDGLESGWDGLSELKRLADYADDGTIELRYVGERASGDARSNAHEGDVDALIRDLAADHDATLLSSDVVQAEVARAKGLDVEYVEPVARGVVDDLPIQEFFTDETMSVHLKTGTVPKAKRGSLGEMRYVEIDDEPSSEEQMREWANSIVDLARQSNEGFIELSDDGMDIVQFRNYRIAVARPPFADGIEITAVRPIAKTTLDDYEFADELRERFTERKRGVLISGSPGAGKSTFAQAVAEFLNDSDYAVKTMEKPRDLQVGPEITQYGALGGEMENTADSLLLVRPDYTIYDEVRKTNDFEVFSDMRMAGVGMVGVVHASRAIDALQRLVGRVELGMIPQIVDTVVYIEAGEVHTVYDVTTEVKVPAGLTAEDLARPVIQVTNFETGRPEYEIYTFNRQVVTVPLDDEGSEAESETGVGRIAKKEIEREIRSVAHGHVDVELNGDDEAVVYVTEGDIGTVIGKGGGRIADIENRLGIDIDVRTHDEKPGGSGPSPTGGAAENGSGEGQVGTERGTVVAPEITSRHVVIDVDDGVGETVEVRADGEYLFTATVGRGGEVQVSRGSAIAEELEDAIDRNRTVTVVPAR, from the coding sequence ATGAACGTAGTACCGGACACGAGCGCGGTCGTCGACGGCCGCGTGTCCGAACGCGTCGCGGACGGGACCTACGAGTCGGTCACCGTGTTCGTCCCGGAGGCGGTCGTCGGCGAACTGGAGTCGCAGGCGAACGACGGCCTCGAATCCGGCTGGGACGGGCTGAGCGAGCTCAAGCGGCTCGCCGACTACGCCGACGACGGGACCATCGAACTGCGGTACGTCGGCGAGCGCGCGAGCGGCGACGCCCGGTCGAACGCCCACGAGGGCGACGTGGACGCGCTGATTCGCGACCTCGCCGCCGACCACGACGCGACGCTTCTGTCCAGCGACGTGGTCCAGGCCGAGGTCGCCCGCGCGAAGGGACTCGACGTCGAGTACGTCGAGCCGGTCGCCCGCGGCGTCGTCGACGACCTCCCGATCCAGGAGTTCTTCACCGACGAGACGATGTCCGTCCACCTCAAGACGGGCACCGTTCCGAAGGCGAAACGCGGGAGCCTCGGCGAGATGCGCTACGTCGAGATCGACGACGAACCGAGCAGCGAGGAGCAGATGCGCGAGTGGGCCAACTCGATCGTCGACCTCGCCCGGCAGTCGAACGAGGGGTTCATCGAGCTGTCCGACGACGGGATGGACATCGTCCAGTTCCGCAACTACCGGATCGCGGTCGCGCGACCGCCGTTCGCGGACGGGATCGAGATTACGGCCGTCAGACCGATCGCGAAGACCACCCTCGACGACTACGAGTTCGCCGACGAGCTGCGCGAGCGGTTCACGGAGCGTAAACGCGGCGTGCTCATCTCGGGGTCGCCCGGTGCCGGGAAGTCGACGTTCGCGCAGGCGGTCGCGGAGTTCTTGAACGACAGCGACTACGCGGTGAAGACGATGGAGAAGCCGCGAGATCTTCAGGTCGGCCCGGAGATCACCCAGTACGGCGCGCTCGGCGGCGAGATGGAGAACACCGCCGACTCCCTGCTCTTAGTCCGCCCCGACTACACCATCTACGACGAGGTGCGGAAGACGAACGACTTCGAGGTGTTCTCGGACATGCGGATGGCCGGCGTCGGGATGGTCGGCGTCGTCCACGCCTCCCGCGCCATCGACGCGCTCCAGCGGCTCGTCGGGCGCGTCGAGCTCGGAATGATCCCCCAGATCGTCGACACCGTCGTCTACATCGAGGCCGGCGAGGTCCACACGGTCTACGACGTGACCACGGAGGTGAAGGTGCCCGCCGGGCTGACGGCCGAGGACCTCGCGCGCCCGGTCATTCAGGTGACCAACTTCGAGACGGGTCGGCCGGAGTACGAGATATACACGTTCAACCGGCAGGTCGTCACCGTCCCGCTCGACGACGAGGGGAGCGAGGCCGAAAGCGAGACCGGCGTCGGCCGCATCGCCAAAAAGGAGATCGAACGCGAGATCCGCTCGGTCGCGCACGGCCACGTCGACGTGGAGCTGAACGGCGACGACGAGGCGGTCGTCTACGTCACCGAGGGCGACATCGGCACGGTGATCGGGAAGGGCGGCGGCCGAATCGCCGACATCGAGAACCGCCTCGGGATCGACATCGACGTCCGCACGCACGACGAGAAGCCGGGCGGGTCGGGACCGAGCCCGACGGGCGGTGCCGCCGAGAACGGCAGTGGCGAGGGGCAGGTCGGCACCGAGCGCGGGACGGTGGTCGCCCCGGAGATCACCTCGCGGCACGTCGTCATCGACGTCGACGACGGCGTGGGCGAGACGGTCGAGGTGCGCGCCGACGGCGAGTACCTCTTCACCGCCACCGTCGGCCGCGGCGGCGAGGTCCAGGTCTCCCGCGGCTCAGCCATCGCCGAGGAGCTGGAGGACGCGATCGACCGGAACCGGACCGTGACGGTTGTTCCGGCTCGCTGA
- a CDS encoding acyl-CoA dehydrogenase family protein: protein MLDYVGLEADLDEEARLIRDTARRFVDEQVRPEIGDHFQAGTFPTELIPEMGELGFYGSNLDGYGLPNVSETAYGLLMQELEACDSGLRSMASVQGALVMYPIHAYGSDEQKERWLPDLGTGEAVGCFGLTEPDHGSDPSAMETRAEREPRSGSDRSGTAAERDGDGYVLNGSKTWITNAPIADVAVVWARETSAEGSPVRGFLVETDRDGVTTNEIDDKLSLRASITGEIGLQNVYVPEENVLPGVSGMKGPLSCLTQARYGIAWGAVGAARDCFEQAREYALDRDQFGGPIARFQLQQEKLAEMATQITTSQLLAHRLAELKERGDLTPQHVSMAKRNNVRMARDQSRIAREMLGGNGITTDYSPMRHMANFETVYTYEGTHDIHTLVLGEDLTGIAAFE, encoded by the coding sequence ATGCTCGATTACGTCGGATTAGAGGCGGACCTCGACGAGGAGGCGCGGCTGATCCGGGACACCGCCCGTCGGTTCGTCGACGAACAGGTCCGCCCGGAGATCGGCGACCACTTTCAGGCGGGGACGTTCCCGACGGAGCTGATACCGGAGATGGGCGAGCTCGGCTTCTACGGCTCGAACCTCGACGGCTACGGGCTACCGAACGTCTCCGAGACCGCCTACGGCCTGCTGATGCAGGAGCTGGAGGCGTGCGACTCCGGGCTTCGGTCGATGGCTAGCGTCCAAGGGGCGCTCGTGATGTACCCCATCCACGCGTACGGCAGCGACGAACAGAAGGAGCGCTGGCTCCCCGACCTCGGGACCGGGGAGGCGGTGGGCTGTTTCGGGCTGACGGAGCCGGACCACGGCTCGGACCCCTCGGCGATGGAGACGCGGGCGGAGCGCGAGCCGCGGAGCGGCTCGGATCGGAGCGGTACCGCCGCGGAGCGCGACGGCGACGGCTACGTCCTCAACGGCTCGAAGACGTGGATCACGAACGCCCCCATCGCGGACGTGGCGGTCGTCTGGGCGCGGGAGACCTCCGCCGAGGGGAGCCCCGTTCGCGGGTTCCTCGTCGAGACCGACCGCGACGGCGTCACGACGAACGAGATCGACGACAAGCTCTCGCTGCGCGCGTCGATCACCGGTGAGATCGGCCTCCAGAACGTCTACGTTCCCGAGGAGAACGTGCTTCCGGGCGTGAGCGGCATGAAGGGGCCGCTGTCGTGTCTCACGCAGGCCCGATACGGGATCGCGTGGGGCGCGGTCGGCGCGGCCCGCGACTGCTTCGAACAGGCCCGCGAGTACGCGCTCGACCGCGACCAGTTCGGCGGGCCGATCGCTCGGTTCCAGCTCCAACAGGAGAAGCTCGCGGAGATGGCGACGCAGATCACGACGAGCCAGCTGCTCGCCCACCGGCTCGCGGAGCTGAAAGAGCGCGGCGATCTCACGCCCCAACACGTCTCGATGGCGAAGCGCAACAACGTCCGTATGGCCCGCGACCAGTCGCGGATCGCCCGCGAGATGCTCGGCGGCAACGGGATCACGACGGACTACTCGCCGATGCGACACATGGCGAACTTCGAGACCGTCTACACCTACGAGGGGACCCACGACATCCACACGCTGGTACTGGGCGAGGACCTGACGGGGATCGCCGCGTTCGAGTGA
- a CDS encoding FAD-dependent oxidoreductase: MDTTATVESVASVGPDTYALRFRAPDGFAAEPGQFVKLGTEIDGESVARFYTLSSPRVDDSFEVTVGIDPDEGGDFSAFLADAEAGTEMTLSGPYGDQHYDGEARAVVIAGGPGIGPAVAIAERALDEGAEAAVVYRDGDVAHADRIDALRERGAAVRLLGADDPLTDAVGDVLTGADDETVFVYGFADLVADAEAAVDAAGGDADAAKVENFG; encoded by the coding sequence ATGGACACGACAGCGACGGTCGAGTCGGTCGCCTCGGTCGGGCCCGACACCTACGCCCTCCGGTTCCGCGCGCCAGACGGGTTCGCGGCCGAACCGGGACAGTTCGTGAAGCTCGGCACCGAGATAGACGGGGAGTCGGTCGCGCGCTTCTACACCCTCTCGTCGCCCCGCGTGGACGACTCCTTCGAGGTCACGGTCGGCATCGACCCCGACGAGGGCGGCGACTTCTCGGCGTTCCTCGCCGACGCCGAGGCCGGCACCGAGATGACCCTCTCGGGCCCGTACGGCGACCAGCACTACGACGGCGAGGCCCGCGCGGTCGTGATCGCCGGCGGTCCCGGGATCGGTCCCGCGGTCGCCATCGCGGAGCGCGCGCTCGACGAGGGGGCCGAGGCCGCGGTCGTCTACCGCGACGGCGACGTCGCCCACGCCGACCGGATCGACGCCCTCCGCGAGCGGGGTGCCGCGGTCCGCCTCCTCGGCGCGGACGACCCTCTCACCGACGCCGTCGGCGACGTGCTCACGGGCGCGGACGACGAGACGGTGTTCGTCTACGGGTTCGCCGACCTCGTCGCGGACGCGGAGGCCGCCGTCGACGCGGCCGGCGGCGACGCGGACGCCGCGAAGGTCGAGAACTTCGGGTAG
- a CDS encoding 2-oxoacid:acceptor oxidoreductase subunit alpha, whose protein sequence is MAADFNWAVGGEAGDGIDSTGKIFAQALSRAGRHVFTSKDFASRIRGGYTAYKVRTSVDKVQSVVDRLDVLIALTPRTIEENLDELHEGSVIIYDGERTTMQDVEIPEEMIGLDVPLKSLAEEAGGAIMRNVVALGAACEVAEFPIENLDSALEKRFKDKGQKLVDNNKEAARAGQSYVAEEYDHEFDYDLETTDEDYVLLNGDEAIGMGAIAAGCRFYAGYPITPATDVMTYLTGRIERYGGHVVQAEDELSAINMALGAARGGARAMTATSGPGIDLMTETFGLIATSETPLVICNVMRSGPSTGMPTKQEQGDLNHMLYGGHGEVPRFVLAPTTIAECFWKTVEAFNLAEKYQLPVYLTADLSMAVTEETFSPETFDMDEVEIDRGKIVDETTIDDHMSDSGGFQPHEITDDGISPRAFPGTADGAHMSTGLEHDEQGRRTEDTEMRVEQVDKRNRKVETAREREDWSPREFGDADADTLVITWGSNEGALAEAVEFLDEEGVDVRVLSVPYVFPRPDLSEDVAAAETTVVVECNERGQFADLVEHDVLERVDRINKYNGVRFKADELAEDIKATLAEGVEA, encoded by the coding sequence ATGGCCGCGGATTTCAACTGGGCTGTCGGCGGCGAGGCCGGCGACGGCATCGACTCGACGGGGAAGATCTTCGCACAGGCGCTTTCCCGCGCGGGTCGGCACGTGTTCACGTCGAAGGACTTCGCATCGCGGATCCGAGGCGGGTACACCGCCTACAAGGTGCGGACCTCCGTCGACAAGGTACAGAGCGTCGTGGACCGACTCGACGTGCTCATCGCGTTGACCCCCCGGACGATCGAGGAGAACCTCGACGAGCTCCACGAGGGGTCGGTGATCATCTACGACGGCGAGCGGACGACGATGCAAGACGTCGAGATCCCCGAGGAGATGATCGGGCTCGACGTGCCGCTCAAGAGCCTCGCCGAGGAGGCGGGCGGAGCGATCATGCGGAACGTCGTCGCGCTCGGTGCCGCCTGCGAGGTGGCCGAGTTCCCCATCGAGAACCTCGACTCGGCGCTCGAAAAGCGGTTCAAGGACAAGGGACAGAAGCTGGTCGACAACAACAAGGAGGCCGCGCGCGCCGGCCAGTCGTACGTCGCCGAGGAGTACGACCACGAGTTCGACTACGACTTGGAGACCACCGACGAGGACTACGTCCTCCTCAACGGCGACGAGGCGATCGGGATGGGCGCTATCGCGGCCGGCTGTCGCTTCTACGCCGGCTACCCGATCACGCCCGCGACGGACGTGATGACGTACCTCACGGGACGCATCGAGCGGTACGGCGGCCACGTCGTCCAAGCGGAAGACGAGCTGTCGGCGATCAACATGGCGCTGGGCGCGGCCCGCGGTGGCGCTCGCGCGATGACCGCCACCTCCGGGCCGGGGATCGACCTGATGACCGAGACGTTCGGCCTCATCGCCACCTCGGAGACGCCGCTCGTCATCTGTAACGTGATGCGCTCGGGCCCCTCGACGGGGATGCCGACGAAACAGGAGCAGGGCGACCTCAACCACATGCTGTACGGCGGCCACGGCGAGGTTCCCCGGTTCGTACTCGCGCCGACGACGATCGCGGAGTGCTTCTGGAAGACCGTCGAGGCGTTCAACCTCGCGGAGAAGTACCAGCTCCCCGTCTACCTCACCGCCGACCTCTCGATGGCGGTCACCGAGGAGACGTTCTCGCCGGAGACGTTCGACATGGACGAAGTCGAGATCGACCGCGGGAAGATTGTCGACGAGACGACGATCGACGACCACATGAGCGACTCCGGCGGCTTCCAGCCCCACGAGATCACCGACGACGGGATCTCGCCGCGGGCGTTCCCCGGCACGGCCGACGGCGCGCACATGTCCACCGGTCTCGAACACGACGAGCAGGGCCGCCGGACGGAGGACACCGAGATGCGCGTCGAGCAGGTCGACAAGCGCAACCGCAAGGTCGAGACGGCCCGCGAGCGCGAGGACTGGAGCCCGCGCGAGTTCGGCGACGCGGACGCGGACACCCTCGTGATCACGTGGGGGTCGAACGAGGGCGCGCTCGCGGAGGCGGTGGAGTTCCTCGACGAGGAGGGCGTCGACGTGCGGGTCCTCTCGGTCCCGTACGTCTTCCCGCGGCCGGACCTCTCGGAGGACGTCGCGGCCGCCGAGACGACGGTCGTCGTCGAGTGTAACGAGCGGGGGCAGTTCGCGGACCTGGTCGAGCACGACGTACTCGAACGGGTCGACCGGATAAACAAGTACAACGGCGTGCGGTTCAAGGCCGACGAACTCGCAGAGGACATCAAAGCGACTCTCGCGGAGGGAGTGGAGGCGTAA